In Arthrobacter ramosus, one DNA window encodes the following:
- a CDS encoding ABC transporter permease, protein MSNVTETVPGPAGPQGATGGGNAVVGYLGGIRDVVVLEMKQRLRSRGWYIMLGIWFFVIAVVTWLTWLAWNASMEARRSTMPPSALLPQDGAGSMIFEVVLAFVLLFALLVAPALSANAINGDRAGGTLAILQITLLTPGQILWGKFCAGWIAALAFLATSSPFLVFGMFQGGLTPGHVVVSLLMLAVELAVVCGIGVGISALAGRPLFSIVVTYLVVAALVVGSLISFALGAQLAQGTVLANSPASRSVLYAPVQPNQQGQPIEPAQPGYTCEGPLVEHTAVRTERVAWMLALNPYVVVADAIPYPDRSGSVFYSVGMIEGISQGARSALAGPDHTYLCANGVPQPQYLKQTTPLWPLGLGLQLVLTGLLMWLGWRSLRTPASRLASGTRIA, encoded by the coding sequence ATGAGCAACGTGACTGAAACCGTGCCGGGTCCTGCGGGACCGCAGGGAGCTACGGGAGGCGGGAACGCCGTCGTCGGATATCTTGGCGGGATTCGCGACGTCGTGGTGCTCGAGATGAAACAACGGTTGCGCTCCCGCGGCTGGTACATCATGTTGGGCATCTGGTTCTTTGTGATCGCGGTAGTGACGTGGCTGACCTGGCTCGCCTGGAACGCCAGCATGGAAGCGCGTCGTTCCACGATGCCGCCGTCGGCACTGTTGCCGCAGGACGGGGCGGGGTCCATGATCTTCGAGGTCGTGCTGGCTTTCGTGCTCCTGTTTGCGCTGCTTGTGGCGCCCGCGCTGTCCGCCAATGCCATCAACGGGGACCGGGCCGGAGGTACCCTCGCCATCCTGCAGATCACCTTGCTGACCCCGGGCCAGATTCTCTGGGGCAAGTTCTGCGCGGGATGGATCGCGGCGCTCGCGTTCCTGGCGACAAGTTCCCCGTTCCTTGTCTTCGGAATGTTCCAAGGCGGGCTGACCCCGGGGCACGTCGTGGTTTCCTTGCTGATGCTGGCGGTGGAACTGGCCGTTGTCTGCGGGATTGGAGTGGGGATTTCGGCTCTTGCAGGGCGGCCCTTGTTCTCGATCGTGGTGACCTACCTGGTAGTTGCCGCACTGGTGGTCGGATCGTTGATTTCCTTCGCACTGGGTGCGCAACTGGCGCAAGGGACGGTGTTGGCCAATTCTCCCGCTAGCCGTTCCGTGTTGTATGCGCCGGTGCAGCCGAATCAACAAGGGCAGCCGATTGAACCAGCGCAGCCGGGCTACACCTGCGAGGGGCCCTTGGTGGAGCACACTGCCGTACGGACCGAACGCGTGGCGTGGATGCTCGCGTTGAATCCCTACGTGGTGGTGGCCGACGCGATTCCGTATCCGGACCGGAGCGGAAGCGTCTTCTACTCCGTCGGCATGATCGAAGGCATCAGCCAAGGTGCCAGGTCCGCGCTCGCCGGCCCGGACCACACCTACCTTTGCGCCAACGGCGTGCCGCAGCCGCAGTACCTCAAGCAGACGACGCCCTTGTGGCCGCTGGGGCTCGGCCTGCAACTGGTCCTGACGGGACTGCTCATGTGGCTGGGCTGGCGCTCGCTGCGGACGCCTGCAAGCCGGCTGGCCAGCGGCACGCGGATCGCGTAA
- a CDS encoding ABC transporter ATP-binding protein has protein sequence MSIAESSSVPGNGVLGVSAEGVSRRFGTVHAVEHIDFHAPAGKVTALIGPNGAGKTTLLLMLASLLRPDSGTIRINGLDPLHDSAAARLRIGWMPDTLGVWESLTAREILVQMARFYRLPKAGIAQRVAALLELVRLDTLADQPARVLSRGQQQRLSLARALIHDPSVLLLDEPASGLDPGSRVELRNLLRRLAGEGKAVVVSSHVLSELDEIADGAVFVSQGRTVKQQTLEEAALQGRRYAITALDNEALTAKLSELGLEYRVEAGRRPSVTLLLTHDDGAAALLGELVRSGIGVVSFAPAAGALEETYMNLDTERR, from the coding sequence ATGTCCATAGCTGAAAGTTCAAGCGTCCCGGGCAATGGTGTCCTCGGCGTATCCGCGGAAGGCGTCTCACGCCGCTTCGGTACGGTCCACGCCGTCGAGCACATCGATTTCCACGCGCCAGCCGGGAAGGTCACTGCGCTCATTGGGCCCAACGGGGCGGGCAAAACGACCCTCCTTCTCATGCTTGCCTCGCTTCTGCGGCCCGACTCCGGAACCATCCGGATCAACGGCCTGGATCCCCTGCACGACAGCGCCGCCGCGCGGCTTCGGATCGGCTGGATGCCGGACACCCTGGGGGTCTGGGAGTCCTTGACCGCGCGCGAAATCCTGGTCCAGATGGCGCGCTTCTACCGTCTGCCCAAGGCCGGTATCGCCCAGCGTGTTGCCGCGTTGCTCGAACTCGTCCGGCTGGACACCCTTGCCGACCAGCCGGCCCGAGTCCTCTCCAGGGGTCAGCAACAACGGCTCAGCCTGGCCAGGGCCCTCATCCACGACCCCTCCGTGCTTCTGCTCGACGAGCCTGCGTCCGGCCTCGACCCGGGATCCCGGGTGGAGCTCCGAAACCTGCTGCGCCGCCTGGCCGGGGAAGGGAAAGCCGTGGTGGTTTCCTCCCATGTGCTCAGTGAGCTCGATGAAATCGCGGACGGAGCGGTGTTCGTCAGCCAAGGCCGTACCGTGAAACAACAGACCCTCGAGGAGGCCGCGCTGCAGGGCCGGCGCTACGCCATCACAGCCCTCGATAACGAGGCCCTCACAGCAAAGCTCAGCGAACTAGGGCTGGAATACCGTGTGGAAGCGGGCCGCCGCCCGTCGGTCACCTTGCTGTTGACGCACGACGACGGCGCTGCCGCCCTCTTGGGTGAACTCGTCAGGTCCGGCATCGGAGTGGTTTCCTTCGCCCCGGCTGCGGGTGCCCTGGAAGAGACGTACATGAACCTGGATACGGAGAGGCGATGA
- a CDS encoding aspartate kinase translates to MSLPTTDVKTEDLTAQPAKTKQLIVQKFGGSSVSDAEGIKRVARRVVDAQKAGNEVVVVVSAMGDTTDELLDLAAQVTDSAPAREMDMLLSAGERISMALLAMAINKFGASAQSFTGSQAGMITDGIHGKARIIDVDPHRIRTALDKGHVAIVAGFQGMTRSTREITTLGRGGSDTTAVALAAALEADVCEIYTDVDGIYTADPRVVSTATKIDRISSEEMLELAASGAKILHLRCVEYARRFGVPLHVRSSFSQNEGTWVLPSADDKITIQEGVALEQPIISGVAHDRSEAKVTVVGVPDIPGKAAAIFQVIAKAHSNIDMIVQNVSTHGTGRTDISFTLPIVEGADALTALRAAQPEIGFESIEYNENVGKLSLIGAGMRSHPGVSATFFKALSDAGININMISTSEIRISVVTHADLLDDAVRAIHKAFELDGDAEATVYGGTGR, encoded by the coding sequence ATGAGTTTGCCCACTACCGATGTGAAAACCGAAGACCTGACCGCGCAGCCTGCCAAGACCAAGCAGCTGATCGTGCAGAAGTTCGGTGGCTCCTCGGTGTCCGATGCAGAAGGCATCAAGCGTGTTGCCCGCCGGGTGGTCGACGCACAAAAGGCCGGCAATGAGGTTGTCGTGGTGGTCTCCGCCATGGGAGACACCACCGACGAGCTCCTGGATCTCGCCGCTCAAGTCACCGATTCTGCTCCCGCGCGTGAGATGGACATGCTCCTCTCCGCAGGCGAGCGCATCTCCATGGCCCTGCTCGCCATGGCCATCAACAAGTTCGGCGCCTCCGCCCAGTCGTTCACCGGCTCGCAGGCCGGCATGATCACGGACGGCATCCACGGCAAGGCCCGCATTATCGACGTCGACCCCCACCGCATCCGTACTGCATTGGACAAGGGGCACGTCGCTATCGTGGCCGGCTTCCAAGGCATGACCCGGAGCACCAGGGAAATCACCACCCTTGGCCGCGGCGGATCCGATACCACTGCGGTGGCCCTCGCCGCCGCGCTCGAAGCGGACGTCTGCGAAATCTACACGGACGTCGACGGCATCTACACGGCCGACCCCCGCGTGGTCTCCACCGCCACGAAGATCGATCGTATCTCCAGCGAGGAAATGCTGGAATTGGCAGCTTCCGGCGCCAAGATCCTGCACTTGCGTTGCGTGGAATACGCCCGCCGATTCGGCGTGCCCCTGCACGTCCGGTCCTCATTCAGCCAGAACGAAGGCACCTGGGTCCTACCCAGCGCCGATGACAAGATCACGATTCAAGAGGGAGTTGCCTTGGAGCAGCCAATCATCTCCGGTGTTGCACACGACCGTTCAGAAGCCAAGGTCACCGTGGTCGGCGTTCCGGACATTCCCGGCAAGGCCGCCGCGATTTTCCAGGTCATCGCCAAGGCGCACTCGAACATCGACATGATCGTTCAGAACGTGTCCACGCACGGAACCGGCCGCACGGATATTTCCTTCACCCTGCCCATCGTGGAAGGCGCCGATGCCCTCACGGCACTCCGTGCGGCGCAGCCTGAAATCGGCTTCGAAAGCATCGAATACAACGAGAACGTCGGCAAGCTTTCCCTGATCGGTGCGGGCATGCGTTCGCACCCGGGCGTCTCCGCCACTTTCTTCAAGGCGCTCTCCGACGCCGGCATCAACATCAACATGATTTCCACCTCGGAGATCCGCATCTCCGTGGTCACGCACGCCGATCTGCTGGATGACGCCGTGCGCGCCATCCACAAGGCGTTCGAGCTCGACGGCGACGCCGAGGCAACCGTCTATGGCGGCACCGGCCGCTAG
- a CDS encoding MarR family winged helix-turn-helix transcriptional regulator yields the protein MAAASTPVAPETTAPLEDDLLLERQLCFALTVASRSVVGVYKPVLEKMGLTHPQYLVMLALWERSPRTLKDISEALLHEPATLSPILRRLEEAGFVTRNRIHGNERALAITLTEAGAALRQQATSVPGTIMERLQLTRAEVAELHRAMTGLIAATQHPTAGTGDKLA from the coding sequence ATGGCTGCCGCAAGCACACCCGTTGCCCCCGAAACCACCGCCCCGCTTGAAGACGACCTTTTGCTGGAGCGTCAATTGTGCTTCGCCCTGACGGTGGCGTCGCGGAGCGTGGTGGGCGTCTACAAGCCGGTGCTTGAAAAGATGGGACTGACCCATCCGCAGTACCTCGTGATGCTAGCCCTCTGGGAACGCAGCCCGCGCACGCTCAAGGACATCAGCGAGGCACTCCTGCACGAGCCAGCAACCCTTTCACCCATCCTGCGCCGGCTCGAGGAAGCAGGATTCGTGACCCGCAACCGCATCCACGGAAACGAACGGGCCCTCGCCATTACCTTGACCGAAGCCGGCGCCGCCCTCAGGCAACAGGCGACCTCCGTGCCGGGAACCATCATGGAGCGGCTCCAACTCACGCGGGCCGAAGTAGCGGAACTGCACCGGGCCATGACCGGGCTCATCGCGGCCACGCAACACCCGACTGCCGGTACGGGCGATAAACTGGCATAA
- a CDS encoding SSI family serine proteinase inhibitor translates to MRLRIVRSVLAVVAVAGLAACTPGPGGGSPSSSAPGNSTSSSPSSSPTGLLPDETSSPSGKPAPSVSPTAPSSPGRGDAELSIILKLSPTAAAESYTLVCTGGVPAAESHHPTAAAACAALKKNPGLLTRTPRPSDQMCDQRYGGPQTAIVTGAIDGVGVESSYKLTDGCEISAWAAVADILGSSGAGA, encoded by the coding sequence ATGCGCCTGCGAATAGTCCGGTCTGTGCTGGCCGTCGTCGCCGTCGCTGGTCTTGCCGCCTGCACGCCCGGCCCCGGGGGCGGTTCGCCCAGCAGTTCGGCGCCTGGCAACAGCACGTCGTCCTCGCCGTCGAGCAGCCCCACCGGGCTTTTGCCTGACGAAACGTCGTCTCCCAGCGGCAAACCGGCTCCTTCGGTCTCCCCCACCGCGCCCAGCTCCCCCGGCCGCGGAGATGCCGAGCTTTCCATCATCCTCAAGCTGTCCCCCACGGCAGCCGCTGAAAGCTACACGCTCGTCTGCACCGGCGGCGTCCCCGCCGCGGAGAGCCACCACCCCACCGCAGCCGCAGCGTGCGCAGCCCTGAAAAAGAACCCGGGCCTGCTCACGCGCACGCCCCGCCCCAGCGACCAGATGTGCGACCAGCGTTACGGCGGACCCCAGACGGCAATAGTCACCGGGGCCATTGATGGCGTGGGCGTCGAGTCCTCCTACAAACTCACTGACGGCTGCGAAATCTCAGCATGGGCCGCCGTCGCCGACATCCTTGGTTCGAGCGGTGCCGGAGCTTAA